A single window of Pyxidicoccus xibeiensis DNA harbors:
- a CDS encoding outer membrane lipoprotein-sorting protein, whose protein sequence is MHPLASTRRFVAVLAVLLPPLLAGAADKAAKPVAGGEKPSAQELLRRIDERMSFKSDYKGTVRLRELRKDGTEQLMEVQVYRRDTSRDLLIYVTNPKHLAGSGYLRIGRNLWEYESSTGQWQRTTQRGNIINTVACEEDFDRSRLAENYDVKDEGEEVVNGTAFRKLHLTMKSGVEVSFDQLRLWVDPGFNIVKRIGYASSGRVLRTDIIRSYQPIKDPADGKVAYPYKEVVESEETGGSQFTVRYDDVVLGRLSPNIFTKTWLEGRVR, encoded by the coding sequence ATGCACCCGCTCGCGTCCACCCGCCGCTTCGTCGCCGTGCTCGCCGTGCTGCTGCCGCCCTTGCTGGCGGGCGCCGCGGACAAGGCCGCGAAGCCCGTGGCCGGCGGCGAGAAGCCGTCCGCGCAGGAGCTGCTGCGCCGCATCGACGAGCGCATGTCCTTCAAGAGTGACTACAAGGGCACCGTGCGGCTGCGGGAGCTGCGCAAGGACGGCACCGAGCAGCTGATGGAGGTGCAGGTCTACCGGCGGGACACGTCTCGCGACCTGCTCATCTACGTCACCAACCCCAAGCACCTGGCGGGCAGCGGCTACCTGCGCATCGGCCGCAACCTCTGGGAGTACGAGTCCTCCACCGGCCAGTGGCAGCGCACCACCCAGCGCGGCAACATCATCAACACCGTGGCCTGCGAGGAGGACTTCGACCGCTCCCGGCTGGCGGAGAACTACGACGTCAAGGACGAGGGCGAGGAGGTCGTCAACGGCACGGCCTTCCGGAAGCTGCACCTCACCATGAAGAGCGGCGTGGAGGTCTCCTTCGACCAGCTCCGGCTGTGGGTGGACCCGGGCTTCAACATCGTCAAGCGCATCGGCTATGCGTCCTCCGGCCGGGTGCTCCGCACCGACATCATCCGCAGCTACCAGCCCATCAAGGACCCCGCGGATGGGAAGGTGGCGTACCCCTACAAGGAAGTGGTGGAGAGCGAGGAGACGGGCGGCTCGCAGTTCACCGTGCGCTACGACGACGTGGTGCTGGGGCGCCTGAGCCCCAACATCTTCACCAAGACGTGGCTGGAAGGGCGCGTGCGCTAG
- a CDS encoding ABC transporter permease, protein MPNLLRLALRNLFAHWERALLLLTVTAGASAVLVLSLALSAGVASAQREAITTFLSGELNVGGFFKVHPDSIAPVMGDAGRVREVVAPLVPAGCHLRERGRSRATAGVALRRFSSYMVSVDVAGERGALGAFRVREGALDALARPRTVALSATVAEALQVGRGGVATLFAQPVGTLRRNALDVEVVAILEDAGLLGGSAGILTSNDTLRELDGYRAGAAGVLQLVCDGAEAQVEDLDALGGTWREALRKAGFEVLPALHQAYGDKLAPMLREGWRGQRLDVTTWQDESAFLSFVTDGLGALTLLLGLVVLGVVVVGLFTALSVAVRERTREIGTLRAMGMQRPSVVGLFMLEGLLLGLLGSAGGAVSALALCTLLRDTVSLPGPLVTFFFSTTLPLEPGLGAAVLAVGLVTAAAGLAALVPAFRAASLSPRSAMESL, encoded by the coding sequence ATGCCCAACCTCCTTCGACTGGCCCTGCGCAACCTGTTCGCCCACTGGGAGCGGGCCCTGCTGCTGCTCACCGTCACGGCGGGCGCCAGCGCGGTGCTGGTGCTGTCGCTGGCGCTGTCCGCGGGCGTCGCCTCCGCGCAGCGCGAGGCCATCACCACCTTCCTGAGTGGCGAGCTCAACGTCGGCGGCTTCTTCAAGGTCCACCCGGACAGCATCGCCCCGGTGATGGGGGACGCGGGCCGGGTGCGCGAGGTGGTGGCGCCGCTCGTCCCGGCCGGCTGCCACCTGCGCGAGCGCGGGCGCAGCCGTGCCACCGCGGGCGTGGCCCTGCGCCGCTTCTCCTCCTACATGGTGTCGGTGGACGTGGCCGGCGAGCGCGGAGCGCTCGGAGCCTTCCGCGTGCGGGAAGGCGCCCTGGACGCGCTGGCCCGGCCGCGCACGGTGGCGCTCTCCGCCACGGTGGCCGAGGCGCTCCAGGTGGGCAGGGGAGGCGTGGCCACGCTCTTCGCGCAGCCGGTGGGGACGCTGCGGCGCAACGCGCTGGACGTGGAGGTGGTGGCCATCCTGGAGGACGCGGGGCTGCTGGGCGGGTCCGCGGGCATCCTCACCTCCAACGACACCCTGCGGGAGCTGGACGGCTACCGCGCCGGGGCCGCCGGGGTGCTGCAGCTCGTCTGTGACGGCGCCGAGGCGCAGGTGGAGGACCTGGACGCGCTGGGCGGCACGTGGCGCGAGGCGCTGCGAAAGGCGGGCTTCGAGGTGCTCCCAGCCCTGCACCAGGCCTACGGCGACAAGCTGGCCCCCATGCTGCGCGAGGGCTGGCGCGGCCAGCGCCTGGACGTCACCACGTGGCAGGACGAGTCCGCCTTCCTCTCCTTCGTGACGGACGGCCTGGGCGCGCTGACGCTGCTGCTGGGCCTGGTGGTGCTGGGCGTCGTCGTCGTGGGCCTCTTCACGGCGCTGAGCGTCGCGGTGCGCGAGCGGACGCGGGAGATTGGCACCCTGCGCGCCATGGGCATGCAGCGCCCGTCCGTGGTGGGGCTCTTCATGCTGGAGGGACTGCTGCTGGGCCTGCTGGGCTCGGCGGGTGGGGCCGTCTCGGCCCTGGCCCTGTGCACGCTGCTGCGGGACACCGTCTCGCTGCCCGGCCCCCTGGTCACCTTCTTCTTCAGCACCACGCTGCCGCTGGAGCCGGGCCTGGGCGCGGCCGTGCTCGCGGTGGGGCTCGTCACCGCTGCCGCGGGCCTGGCGGCGCTGGTGCCCGCGTTCCGCGCCGCCTCGCTGTCACCCCGTTCCGCCATGGAGTCCCTGTGA